The following coding sequences are from one Luteimonas sp. S4-F44 window:
- the hmgA gene encoding homogentisate 1,2-dioxygenase: MSGFGNEFATQAEPGTLPVGQNSPQRVAHGLYAEQLSGTAFTAPRGENRRSWLYRIRPAVLHGRFVPFAQPRFHDGFDRGPVTPEQLRWSPIPLPETPVDFVDGLFSMGGSGGAGAYDGVGIHVYAANTSMADRFFYSADGELLLVPQLGRLVVATELGTLEVEPQEIAVIPRGIRFRVELPDGASRGYVCENQGRALRLPDLGPIGANGLANPRDFLTPVARYEDIEGDFSLIAKFQGHLWQAPIGHSPLDVVGWHGNYAPYKYDLRRFNTIGSISFDHPDPSIFTVLTSPSDTPGTANLDFAIFPPRWLVAQHTFRPPWFHRNVASEFMGLVHGQYDAKADGFSPGACSLHNCMSGHGPDAATFDKASAADLSKPDVIAETMAFMFETRGVLRPTMQALEAPHRQADYQTVWAGLERRFVPPR, translated from the coding sequence ATGTCCGGATTCGGCAACGAGTTCGCGACCCAGGCCGAGCCGGGCACGTTGCCGGTCGGCCAAAATTCGCCGCAGCGCGTCGCGCACGGGCTCTACGCAGAGCAACTGTCGGGCACCGCGTTCACCGCGCCGCGCGGCGAGAACCGCCGTAGTTGGCTGTATCGCATCCGCCCGGCGGTGCTGCACGGGCGCTTCGTGCCGTTTGCGCAGCCGCGCTTCCACGACGGGTTCGATCGCGGCCCGGTGACGCCCGAGCAACTGCGCTGGAGCCCGATCCCATTGCCCGAGACGCCGGTCGATTTCGTCGATGGCCTGTTCTCGATGGGCGGCAGTGGCGGCGCCGGGGCCTACGACGGCGTGGGCATCCACGTCTACGCGGCCAATACGTCGATGGCCGACCGCTTCTTCTACAGTGCCGACGGCGAGTTGTTGCTGGTGCCGCAGCTGGGGCGCCTGGTCGTGGCGACCGAGCTCGGCACGCTGGAAGTCGAGCCGCAGGAAATCGCGGTGATTCCGCGCGGCATCCGCTTTCGCGTCGAACTGCCCGACGGGGCGAGCCGCGGCTACGTGTGCGAGAACCAGGGGCGCGCGCTGCGGCTGCCCGACCTCGGCCCGATCGGCGCCAACGGCCTGGCCAATCCGCGCGACTTCCTGACCCCGGTCGCGCGCTACGAAGACATCGAAGGTGACTTCTCGCTGATCGCAAAGTTCCAGGGGCATCTGTGGCAGGCGCCGATCGGGCATTCGCCGCTCGACGTCGTCGGCTGGCATGGCAACTACGCGCCGTACAAGTACGACCTGCGCCGGTTCAACACGATCGGCTCGATCAGCTTCGACCACCCGGACCCGAGCATCTTCACCGTGCTCACCTCGCCCAGCGACACCCCCGGCACGGCCAATCTCGACTTCGCGATCTTCCCGCCGCGTTGGCTGGTGGCCCAGCATACGTTCCGGCCGCCGTGGTTCCATCGCAACGTCGCCAGCGAGTTCATGGGACTGGTGCACGGCCAGTACGACGCCAAGGCCGATGGCTTCTCGCCCGGTGCCTGTTCGCTGCACAACTGCATGAGCGGTCACGGGCCGGATGCGGCCACGTTCGACAAGGCCAGCGCCGCCGACCTCTCCAAACCCGACGTGATCGCCGAGACGATGGCCTTCATGTTCGAGACCCGTGGGGTCCTGCGGCCGACGATGCAGGCGCTCGAGGCCCCGCATCGGCAGGCGGACTACCAGACCGTCTGGGCGGGCCTGGAGCGCCGGTTCGTCCCGCCGCGTTAG
- a CDS encoding MarR family winged helix-turn-helix transcriptional regulator, protein MTQSVSPVAEDGQVPQAPEHATLDLETFLPYRLSVLTNHISRGLADIYSERFGIGVTEWRVIAVLGRDRGLSANEVAERTAMDKVAVSRAVARLLERALLLRGMHDSDRRRSVLALSPAGEAVYDVVAPLALDYQQRVMAPLDADERATLLRLMDKLEASLAG, encoded by the coding sequence ATGACGCAGTCGGTATCCCCTGTCGCTGAAGACGGGCAGGTCCCCCAGGCTCCTGAACACGCCACGCTCGACCTGGAGACGTTCCTGCCCTATCGGCTCAGTGTGCTGACCAATCACATCAGCCGGGGACTGGCGGACATCTATTCCGAGCGGTTCGGGATCGGCGTGACCGAGTGGCGGGTCATCGCGGTGCTCGGCCGCGACCGCGGGCTGTCGGCGAACGAAGTGGCCGAACGCACCGCGATGGATAAGGTCGCCGTCAGCCGCGCAGTCGCCCGGCTGCTGGAGCGCGCGTTGCTGCTGCGCGGCATGCACGACAGCGACCGCCGACGCTCGGTGCTCGCGCTCAGCCCTGCCGGCGAAGCGGTCTACGACGTCGTGGCCCCGCTGGCGCTGGACTACCAACAGCGGGTGATGGCCCCGCTCGATGCCGACGAGCGCGCGACACTGCTCCGGCTGATGGACAAGCTCGAAGCGTCGCTGGCCGGCTGA
- a CDS encoding oligopeptide:H+ symporter, whose product MSADVVEPKVAAVPPPPANPPEFPQLLGHPRPLWMLFMSEFWERFAFYGIRWAMVLYIVAQFHGGDAAGERPASEMYGAYLALVYAGAIFGGYVADKLIGFQRSILLGAMFMALGLFMLASPNEPLFKLGLATIIVGNGMFKPIISTMVGKLYMQGDARRDAGFTIFYMGINIGAMIAPVVTGWLARKVFGTDTDPHYQWVFIAAGIGMVISLVWFWAGRSQLKGIGLPAPGQQGLARVGLVAVLGAAIGIPLFYFLLTIDASALQAILMALFVVPAVMLLVEGIREGKMARDKVIAMLIIFVFNVLFWMFFEQAGSSFTFLADRIVDREFGSWTFPLEWFQSVNSIAIITFAPLMAWMWVKMGRANPSIPRKFGLGLIFNGLAFLLLMIALNSMVDGNGKIPFWTLFAVYMIQSIGELCLSPIGLSMTTKLAPTRVAGMAMGCWFLSIAIGNNLAGIFAGQVSGESGMTAASAQAGYTFGFWALAGAGVLLFVIAPLVNRLMHGVK is encoded by the coding sequence ATGAGCGCCGACGTCGTCGAGCCCAAAGTCGCGGCTGTACCGCCGCCGCCCGCCAATCCGCCCGAGTTCCCCCAGCTACTCGGCCATCCACGCCCGCTGTGGATGCTCTTCATGTCGGAGTTCTGGGAGCGCTTCGCGTTCTACGGCATCCGCTGGGCGATGGTGCTGTACATCGTCGCGCAGTTCCACGGCGGCGATGCAGCCGGCGAGCGGCCGGCGAGCGAGATGTACGGCGCGTACCTGGCGCTGGTGTATGCGGGCGCGATCTTCGGCGGCTACGTCGCCGACAAGCTGATCGGCTTCCAGCGTTCGATCCTGCTGGGCGCGATGTTCATGGCGCTGGGCCTGTTCATGCTGGCTTCGCCGAACGAGCCGCTGTTCAAGCTGGGCCTGGCGACGATCATCGTCGGCAACGGCATGTTCAAGCCGATCATCTCGACCATGGTCGGCAAGCTGTACATGCAGGGCGACGCGCGCCGCGATGCCGGGTTCACGATCTTCTACATGGGCATCAACATCGGCGCGATGATCGCCCCGGTGGTCACCGGCTGGCTGGCGCGCAAGGTGTTCGGCACCGACACCGACCCGCATTACCAGTGGGTGTTCATCGCCGCCGGCATCGGCATGGTGATCAGCCTGGTGTGGTTCTGGGCCGGCCGCAGCCAGCTCAAGGGCATCGGGCTGCCGGCACCGGGCCAGCAAGGCCTCGCACGCGTGGGTCTGGTGGCCGTACTCGGCGCCGCCATCGGGATCCCGCTGTTCTATTTCCTGCTCACCATCGATGCGAGCGCACTGCAGGCGATCCTGATGGCGCTGTTCGTGGTGCCGGCGGTGATGCTGCTGGTCGAGGGCATCCGCGAGGGCAAGATGGCGCGCGACAAGGTGATCGCGATGCTAATCATCTTCGTGTTCAACGTGCTGTTCTGGATGTTCTTCGAGCAGGCCGGCAGCTCGTTCACCTTCCTCGCCGACCGCATCGTCGACCGTGAATTCGGCAGCTGGACCTTCCCGCTGGAGTGGTTCCAGTCGGTGAACTCGATCGCCATCATCACCTTCGCACCGCTCATGGCCTGGATGTGGGTCAAGATGGGCCGGGCCAATCCGTCGATCCCGCGCAAGTTCGGTCTGGGCCTGATTTTCAACGGCCTGGCGTTCCTGCTGTTGATGATCGCGCTCAACAGCATGGTCGATGGCAACGGCAAGATCCCGTTCTGGACGCTGTTCGCGGTGTATATGATCCAGTCGATCGGCGAGCTGTGCCTGTCGCCGATCGGTCTGTCGATGACGACCAAGCTCGCGCCCACGCGCGTGGCCGGCATGGCGATGGGTTGCTGGTTCCTGTCGATCGCGATCGGCAACAACCTGGCGGGCATCTTCGCCGGTCAGGTCAGTGGCGAAAGCGGCATGACCGCCGCCTCGGCGCAGGCCGGTTACACGTTCGGCTTCTGGGCGCTGGCCGGCGCCGGTGTGCTGCTGTTCGTGATCGCGCCGCTGGTCAACCGCTTGATGCACGGCGTGAAGTAA
- the hppD gene encoding 4-hydroxyphenylpyruvate dioxygenase: MSAPAHTGPNLGMNVTTFENPMGIDGFEFVEFAAPAGQADAMHAYFRNMGFSAVLRHKSRPITVYRQGGVNFLLNADPDSFAADFAKAHGPSACGFAIRFKRPADEVYGRVLENGGEAIGARESTKAVDAPVVKGIGDCMLYLVDRYGDAGSIYGDDYVPVEGADQNPVGFGLTFIDHLTHNLYFGNMQKWSDYYEKLFNFREIRYFDIKGSKTGLVSKAMTAPDGIVRIPLNESSDPKSQINEYLDAYKGEGIQHIACFTDDIYSSIEKMREHGITFLDTPETYFDVIDQRIPNHGEDVPRLRRNKILIDADPETKQRKLLQIFTENAFGPIFFEIIQRKGNEGFGEGNFQALFESIERDQMKRGVL; the protein is encoded by the coding sequence ATGAGCGCCCCCGCACACACCGGCCCCAATCTGGGCATGAACGTCACCACGTTCGAGAATCCGATGGGCATCGACGGCTTCGAATTCGTCGAGTTCGCAGCGCCGGCAGGCCAGGCCGATGCCATGCATGCGTACTTCCGCAACATGGGCTTTTCGGCGGTGCTCCGGCACAAGTCGCGGCCGATCACCGTGTACCGCCAGGGCGGGGTGAACTTCCTGCTCAACGCCGACCCCGACTCGTTCGCCGCCGATTTCGCCAAGGCTCACGGTCCCTCGGCCTGCGGGTTCGCGATCCGGTTCAAGCGGCCGGCCGACGAGGTCTACGGACGTGTGTTGGAGAACGGCGGCGAGGCGATCGGCGCGCGCGAATCCACCAAGGCGGTCGATGCGCCGGTGGTCAAGGGCATCGGTGACTGCATGCTCTATCTGGTTGATCGCTACGGCGATGCGGGTTCGATCTACGGCGACGACTACGTGCCGGTCGAGGGCGCCGACCAGAACCCGGTCGGGTTCGGCCTGACCTTCATCGACCATCTCACGCACAACCTCTACTTCGGCAACATGCAGAAGTGGTCGGATTACTACGAGAAGCTGTTCAACTTCCGCGAGATCCGTTACTTCGACATCAAGGGCAGCAAGACCGGCCTGGTGTCCAAGGCGATGACCGCGCCTGATGGCATCGTGCGCATTCCGCTCAACGAGTCCAGTGACCCCAAGTCGCAGATCAACGAGTACCTCGATGCCTACAAGGGCGAGGGTATCCAGCACATCGCCTGCTTCACCGACGACATCTACAGCTCGATCGAGAAGATGCGCGAGCATGGCATCACCTTCCTCGATACGCCCGAGACCTATTTCGACGTGATCGACCAGCGCATTCCCAACCATGGCGAGGACGTGCCGCGGTTGCGCCGGAACAAGATCCTGATCGATGCCGATCCGGAGACCAAGCAGCGCAAGCTGCTGCAGATCTTCACCGAGAATGCGTTCGGCCCGATCTTCTTCGAGATCATCCAGCGCAAGGGCAACGAGGGCTTCGGCGAGGGCAACTTCCAGGCGCTGTTCGAAAGCATCGAGCGCGACCAGATGAAGCGCGGCGTGCTGTGA